The Lycium ferocissimum isolate CSIRO_LF1 chromosome 1, AGI_CSIRO_Lferr_CH_V1, whole genome shotgun sequence genome includes a region encoding these proteins:
- the LOC132048874 gene encoding LRR receptor-like serine/threonine-protein kinase ERL2 produces MLIITITILLFLVFQQCNAMLHPIDFLALQAIHKSLKDLPGSNFFGSWDFTSDPCNFPGVYCANDKVITLNLGDPRAGSPGLTGRLDPSIGKLSSLAEFTVVPGRIFGSLPETLSQLKNLRFLGVSRNFISGRIPAGLGMIRKLQTLDLSYNQLSGNIPWVVGTIPTLSNVILNHNRLSGSVPVFLSQKLTRFDLKHNQLSGYLLPRSLPSSLEYLSLSWNQLTGQVDHLLSRLNRLNYLDLSSNRFTGSIPGSLFRFPLTNLQLQRNQFTGPVYPMGQVAIPIVDLSFNRFSGQISPLFSSVQVLYMNNNRFTGQVPGIMVDRLLSANIRVLYLQHNFLTGIAINPAAEIPVRCSLCLQYNCMVLPVQTPCPLKAGKQKSRPTAQCGGWKKKG; encoded by the coding sequence ATGttgataataacaatcacaatactcttgtttcttgtttttcagcaatgtaatgcaatgcttCACCCTATTGATTTCTTAGCATTACAAGCAATACACAAAAGCTTAAAAGATTTACCCGGGTCGAACTTTTTCGGGTCATGGGATTTTACATCCGACCCGTGTAATTTCCCTGGAGTTTACTGTGCTAATGATAAAGTGATCACATTAAATCTTGGTGACCCAAGAGCCGGGTCACCGGGTTTAACCGGTAGACTTGACCCGTCTATTGGGAAACTCTCTTCTTTAGCTGAATTCACTGTTGTTCCGGGTCGGATATTCGGGTCATTACCCGAAACTTTATCGCAGTTGAAGAACTTAAGGTTTCTTGGAGTTAGCAGGAATTTCATTTCGGGTCGGATCCCAGCGGGTTTGGGTATGATCCGGAAATTACAAACACTTGATCTTAGTTATAATCAGCTTAGTGGAAACATACCTTGGGTTGTCGGAACAATTCCGACATTATCCAACGTTATTTTAAATCATAACCGCTTATCCGGTTCAGTACCGGTTTTTTTGTCGCAAAAATTAACCCGGTTTGATCTTAAACATAACCAACTTTCCGGTTATTTATTACCAAGGTCACTTCCATCCTCACTTGAGTACCTATCTTTGTCATGGAATCAGTTGACTGGTCAGGTTGACCATTTATTAAGTCGACTAAACCGGTTGAATTATCTTGATTTAAGTTCAAACCGGTTCACCGGTTCAATCCCGGGTAGTTTGTTTAGATTCCCATTAACTAACCTTCAGCTACAAAGAAACCAATTTACCGGTCCGGTTTATCCAATGGGTCAGGTTGCAATACCCATTGTGGACCTTAGTTTTAACCGGTTTTCGGGACAAATATCGCCTTTGTTTTCGAGTGTGCAAGTTCTATATATGAATAATAACCGGTTCACGGGTCAAGTTCCAGGGATAATGGTGGACCGGTTATTATCAGCTAATATACGTGTTTTGTATTTGCAACATAATTTTCTTACAGGGATAGCTATTAACCCGGCTGCAGAAATACCGGTTCGGTGTTCATTGTGTTTGCAGTATAATTGCATGGTTTTACCGGTTCAGACACCTTGTCCTTTGAAAGCTGGGAAACAGAAATCTAGGCCTACTGCTCAATGTGGGGGgtggaaaaaaaaggggtaa